In Rhododendron vialii isolate Sample 1 chromosome 9a, ASM3025357v1, the following are encoded in one genomic region:
- the LOC131301955 gene encoding probable protein phosphatase 2C 2 has translation MAIMSPTSPPPPPIPTVGKSNSLSLSVEVRPMTRLRRRPERLIVPECGLSCLDIAEMKKQKKTERNMNPEFEVEGRDFYLASRKGRREIMEDGYGVMLDILGDPKQAFFVVIDGHGGRAAADYIAENLGKNIMKGLETVGKEEDQLQAAIRDAYLTTDKEFLSQNVDSGACCASVLFMHGHLLVANVGDCRVVLSQKGVANVLTRDHRPDREDERSRIERSGGYVDCRNGVWRVNGSLAVSRAVGDLHSKEWIISEPEICKFPLTADLDFLIMASDGLWDKVNGQEAVDVVLREKDPLESCKKLVDISCKRGNIDDITVMVITVQQFLGSIKKSHKIDPSSPPYMKSTS, from the exons ATGGCCATCATGTCTCCAACCTCCCCTCCACCTCCGCCCATTCCGACGGTTGGAAAGTCAAATTCGCTGTCGCTTAGCGTTGAGGTTCGACCCATGACCAGGTTGAGGAGGAGGCCGGAGAGGCTCATCGTGCCCGAGTGCGGCCTTTCGTGTTTGGATATCGCTGAGAtgaagaagcagaagaagacAGAAAGGAACATGAATCCTGAGTTTGAGGTAGAAGGGAGAGATTTTTATTTGGCAAGCAGAAAGGGAAGAAGGGAGATCATGGAAGATGGGTATGGAGTTATGCTTGACATTCTTGGAGACCCTAAACAG GCGTTTTTCGTTGTGATTGACGGACATGGAGGACGAGCTGCAGCAGATTATATTGCTGAAAATTTAGGAAAGAACATTATGAAGGGCCTTGAAACTGTGGGAAAGGAAGAAGATCAGCTCCAGGCAGCAATACGTGATGCCTACTTGACCACAGATAAAGAATTCCTTAGTCAG AACGTAGATAGTGGAGCTTGTTGCGCAAGTGTGCTCTTTATGCACGGCCATCTGCTCGTAGCGAATGTGGGTGATTGTAGAGTAGTTTTGAGTCAGAAAGGGGTAGCGAATGTTCTGACAAGGGATCATCGCCCCGATAGAGAAGATGAACGTTCCCGAATAGAAAGATCA GGTGGTTATGTGGATTGCCGAAATGGAGTCTGGAGAGTTAACGGATCACTTGCGGTATCTAGAGCCGTTGGGGACTTGCATTCGAAAGAATGGATCATTTCCGAGCCAGAAATTTGCAAGTTTCCTTTAACTGCAGACTTGGACTTCTTGATAATGGCTTCTGATGGCCTATGGGATAAG GTGAATGGACAAGAGGCAGTTGATGTGGTACTAAGGGAGAAGGATCCACTTGAATCATGCAAAAAACTTGTGGATATTTCTTGTAAGAGAGGCAATATCGACGATATAACCGTAATGGTGATCACTGTTCAACAATTTTTGGGTAGCATCAAGAAATCACATAAGATTGATCCATCATCACCTCCATACATGAAATCGACTTCCTAA